The Cellulomonas sp. S1-8 genomic sequence AGGACGTCAGGACGATCGCCCGGGCGTGCGGCAGCGTCTCGCGCACCGCCTTCATGAGGTCGATCCCCGTGCCGTCGGGGAGCTGCAGGTCGACCAGGAGCACCTGGGGGCGCACGAGCGTCGCCCGCCGGACGCCGTCGGCGACGGAGCCCGCCTCGGCGACGACGGTCATGCCGTCGGTGCGCTCGACGACCTCGGCGATGCCGCGGCGGACGACCTCGTGGTCGTCGACGATCATGACGGAGATGGGCCCGGACCGGGCGCCCGTGTCGGGCGGCGGGGTCGACTGGTTCGTGGCTGGCACGGTGGCATCGTATCGACCCGTGACCATGATCCTGCTGCCCGCGTCCGTCGACGGCGCGCCGTCACTCCCCCGGGGTGTCACGGCCGTCCGCTACGACGTGACGGCGCCTCCCCCGCCCGAGTCCCGCGGGGCCGACGCGATCGTCGTGTGGGGCAACCCGTCGGACCGGCTCGCCGAGCTCGCGGCGGCCGCCCCGGCGGTGCGCTGGGTGCAGACGCTCGCCGCGGGGCCGGACGCCGTGCTCGCCGCCGGGTTCGCCCCCGACGTCGTCGTGACCAACGGCCGCGGGCTGCACGACCACACGGTCAGCGAGCACGTCCTCGCGCTGACCCTGGCCTGCGTGCGGCGCGTGCCCGACCTCGTGCGCGCGCAGGCGCAGCACCGGTGGGCCGGCGACCTGGGGGGCCTGCAGCCGCTGCACCCGCCGGGCCAGGTGCGCACGCTGCTCGGGGCGCACGTCACGGTGTGGGGCTTCGGCTCGATCGCCGCGCGGCTCGCGCCCCTGCTCGCGGGTCTGGGCGCGCACGTGACGGGCGTCGCGACGACAGCGGGCGAGCGGCACGGCTTCCCCGTCGTCACGCCCGCCGACCTGACGGAGGTTCTGCCGCGGACGGACGTGCTCATCGGGCTGTTGCCGGCGGGGGAAGGCACCCGGCACGCGATCGACGCCCGCGTGGTGGACCTGCTCCCGCCGCGCGCGTGGGTGGTCAACGCGGGACGCGGGTCGACGCTCGACGAGGACGCGCTGCTCGCCGCCGTGCGGGCGGGCGGGATCGCCGGCGCGGCCCTCGACGTGTTCGCCACCGAGCCCCTGCCCGCGTCGTCGCCGCTGTGGGACGAGCCCCGGGTGCTCGTGAGCCCGCACGCCGCGGGGGGCCGACCGGTGGGCTGGCAGGACCTGGTGGCGGACAACGTCGCCCGGTTGGTCGCCGGGGCCACCCTGCGCAACGTCGTGGCCCGCTGACGGGACCGACCGCGCGCGGCGTGTCAGGGGCGCCGGGCTCGGGGGCGCGGCTGGCAGCGCGGGCAGGTGGACGACGACCGGTTCGCGAACGCGTCGCGCCGCACGAGGGTGCCGCAGCGCGGGCACGGCCGGCCCTCCTGCCCGTACACCGCGAGCGACCGGTCGAAGTACCCCGACGCCCCGTTGACGTTGACATACAGCGCGTCGAAGCTCGTCCCGCCCTGGGCGAGCGCCTCGGTCATCACCTCGGCCGCGGCGTCGAGCACCCGCGTCACCTCGGTGCGGCGCAACGTCGCCGTGGGACGCGCGCCGTGCAGCCGGGCCCGCCACAGCGCCTCGTCGGCGTAGATGTTGCCCACACCCGACACGAGCGTCTGGTCGAGCAGCGCCCGCTTGACCTCGGTCCGCCGCGCACGGACGGCCTCGACGAGCGCAGCGCGGTCCAGCGCGGGGTCCAGCAGGTCGCGCGCGATGTGCGCGACGGGCACCGGGACCACGGGCCGGGGCGAGCCGAGCCCGCCCGCCGCGCAGTCCGACGTCGCGACGAGGTCGGGGACGGACAGGTGGCCGAAGGTGCGCTGGTCGACGAAGTCGAGCGCCGAGCCGTCGTCGAGCGCGAGCCGGACGCGCAGGTGCGGGTGCTCGACCCAGCCCGCGGGACCGGGAGCGGCGGCCGCACCGGGCGCCTGCGGCCCGCGGACCAGGAGCTGCCCGCTCATGCCGAGGTGCGCCAGGAGGGCGTCGTCGCCGCGTCCCGGCCCCTCGTCGAGGAGGAACCACAGGAACTTGCCGCGGCGCACCGCCGCCTCCAGCCGCCGGCCCGTGAGGCGTGCGGCGAGGTCCAGGGGTCCGGCCTCGTGGCGGCGGACCGAGTAGTCGCGGCGCACCTCGACGGCCGTGACGGTGCGGCCCAGCACGTGTCGCGCGAGGCCGTCACGGACGGTCTCGACCTCGGGCAGCTCGGGCACGCGTCAGCGCACGTCGGCGACGGGGGCCGCGGCGAGCGCCGGGACCTCGTCCGTCGTGCCGTCCTGCGCCTCGCGCAGGGCGCGCAGCACCTCCCACGCCGCCGACGCGGCCTCCTGCTCGGCGATCTTCTTCGCCGACCCGACGCCGCTGCCGCGGACCTCGCCGCCGACGACGGCGTGCGCCGTGAACGTCCTGGCGTGGTCGGGGCCCTCACCGGTGACGTCGTAGGAGGGTGCACCGAGGCCGAGGGCCGCCGACAGCTCCTGCAACGAAGTCTTCCAGTCGAGGCCCGCACCGAGGTCGGCGGCGGCGGCGAGCGTCGGGCTGACCAGACGGTCGACGAGGACTCGGGACGTCTCCAGGCCGT encodes the following:
- the mutM gene encoding bifunctional DNA-formamidopyrimidine glycosylase/DNA-(apurinic or apyrimidinic site) lyase → MPELPEVETVRDGLARHVLGRTVTAVEVRRDYSVRRHEAGPLDLAARLTGRRLEAAVRRGKFLWFLLDEGPGRGDDALLAHLGMSGQLLVRGPQAPGAAAAPGPAGWVEHPHLRVRLALDDGSALDFVDQRTFGHLSVPDLVATSDCAAGGLGSPRPVVPVPVAHIARDLLDPALDRAALVEAVRARRTEVKRALLDQTLVSGVGNIYADEALWRARLHGARPTATLRRTEVTRVLDAAAEVMTEALAQGGTSFDALYVNVNGASGYFDRSLAVYGQEGRPCPRCGTLVRRDAFANRSSSTCPRCQPRPRARRP
- a CDS encoding phosphoglycerate dehydrogenase translates to MILLPASVDGAPSLPRGVTAVRYDVTAPPPPESRGADAIVVWGNPSDRLAELAAAAPAVRWVQTLAAGPDAVLAAGFAPDVVVTNGRGLHDHTVSEHVLALTLACVRRVPDLVRAQAQHRWAGDLGGLQPLHPPGQVRTLLGAHVTVWGFGSIAARLAPLLAGLGAHVTGVATTAGERHGFPVVTPADLTEVLPRTDVLIGLLPAGEGTRHAIDARVVDLLPPRAWVVNAGRGSTLDEDALLAAVRAGGIAGAALDVFATEPLPASSPLWDEPRVLVSPHAAGGRPVGWQDLVADNVARLVAGATLRNVVAR